From a region of the Erinaceus europaeus chromosome 14, mEriEur2.1, whole genome shotgun sequence genome:
- the CTBP2 gene encoding C-terminal-binding protein 2 isoform X1 produces MALVDKHKVKRQRLDRICEGIRPQIMNGPLHPRPLVALLDGRDCTVEMPILKDLATVAFCDAQSTQEIHEKVLNEAVGAMMYHTITLTREDLEKFKALRVIVRIGSGYDNVDIKAAGELGIAVCNIPSAAVEETADSTICHVLNLYRRNTWLYQALREGTRVQSVEQIREVASGAARIRGETLGLIGFGRTGQAVAVRAKAFGFSVIFYDPYLQDGIERSLGVQRVYTLQDLLYQSDCVSLHCNLNEHNHHLINDFTIKQMRQGAFLVNAARGGLVDEKALAQALKEGRIRGAALDVQESEPFSFAQGPLKDAPNLICTPHTAWYSEQASLEMREAAATEIRRAITGRIPESLRNCVNKEFFVTTAPWSVIDQQGIHPELNGATYRYPPGIVGVAPGALPAAMEGILPGGIPVTHSLPTVAHPSQAPSPNQPTKHGDNREHPNEQ; encoded by the exons ATGGCCCTTGTGGATAAGCACAAAGTCAAGCGACAACGATTGGACAGGATCTGCGAAG GTATCCGCCCTCAGATCATGAACGGCCCCTTGCACCCCCGGCCCCTGGTGGCCCTGCTGGACGGGCGCGACTGCACCGTGGAGATGCCCATCCTCAAGGACCTGGCCACCGTGGCCTTCTGTGACGCGCAGTCCACGCAGGAGATCCACGAGAAG GTGCTGAACGAGGCAGTGGGCGCCATGATGTACCACACCATCACGCTGACCCGCGAGGACCTGGAGAAGTTCAAGGCCCTGCGCGTCATCGTGCGCATCGGCAGCGGCTACGACAACGTGGACATCAAGGCCGCCGGCGAGCTGG gcatcGCCGTGTGCAACATCCCGTCGGCGGCCGTGGAGGAGACGGCCGACTCCACCATCTGCCACGTGCTCAACCTGTACCGGCGCAACACGTGGCTGTACCAGGCGCTGCGGGAGGGCACGCGGGTGCAGAGCGTGGAGCAGATCCGCGAGGTGGCCTCGGGCGCCGCACGCATCCGCGGGGAGACGCTGGGCCTCATCGGCTTCG gTCGCACGGGGCAGGCGGTCGCTGTTCGAGCCAAGGCCTTTGGATTCAGCGTCATCTTTTATGACCCCTACTTGCAGGACGGGATCGAGCGGTCCCTGGGCGTGCAGCGCGTGTACACCCTGCAGGACCTGCTGTACCAGAGCGACTGCGTGTCCCTGCACTGCAACCTTAACGAGCATAACCACCACCTCATCAACGACTTCACCATCAAGCAG ATGAGACAAGGGGCTTTTCTCGTGAACGCTGCCCGCGGTGGACTGGTGGACGAGAAAGCCTTGGCCCAGGCCCTCAAGGAGGGCAGGATACGGGGGGCCGCCCTGGACGTTCAGGAGTCGGagcctttcag CTTTGCCCAGGGTCCCTTGAAAGATGCCCCGAACCTCATCTGCACACCCCACACGGCCTGGTACAGCGAACAGGCCTCCCTGGAGATGAGGGAGGCGGCGGCCACCGAGATCCGCCGGGCTATCACAG GTCGCATCCCAGAGAGCTTACGGAACTGTGTCAACAAGGAATTCTTCGTCACCACGGCTCCCTGGTCAGTAATAGACCAGCAGGGGATTCACCCGGAGCTCAACGGTGCCACGTACAG ATACCCGCCAGGCATCGTGGGCGTGGCCCCGGGGGCGCTCCCTGCTGCCATGGAGGGCATCCTCCCCGGCGGCATCCCCGTCACGCACAGCCTGCCCACCGTGGCGCACCCGTCGCAAGCCCCCTCGCCCAACCAGCCCACGAAGCACGGGGACAATCGAGAACACCCCAACGAGCAGTAG
- the CTBP2 gene encoding C-terminal-binding protein 2 isoform X2 yields MPISSRHANIARSQSWDAAGWYEDPWEVAEGPRAPGRRGSLTDGDGLWVEQPYPGPHGLAMPGGPQPYLPREAFFSPAAGRKSSTPDSAAFYTSRQAVLAPGALLQRGDYYGETPRDPRPPREAAGARPGPGVGVLGCRLTWEQAQGRGAMYTDPGGKAIPPGPPRTQGRPRYPGGLPDSGYGPEGPPFYAQAGERPGLPGRQAAPTCLVVDAAPEGNPGLGDGRAPGPSKPVSYEGARPDFLALLRAGGLAEVTVLALLRQGFDSPAVLATLEDSDIKCVAPNLGQARVLAHLAAACRTDMQLQRLGPGPPGPPGPAGPPGRPRSSSFGHQGPLPPAELPSLATGDTAQRPSSAPSQHLLETAATYSSPRAAVPHFPASSGYSSPVPYALTARLDPPPQLGGALSNPGPRTAYPTSYTVPMELLKRERGATGTPLASPQLLRKPGAPPEPASLPPAGQSLRTPHSPYQKVARRTGAPIIVSTLLASEASIRPQIMNGPLHPRPLVALLDGRDCTVEMPILKDLATVAFCDAQSTQEIHEKVLNEAVGAMMYHTITLTREDLEKFKALRVIVRIGSGYDNVDIKAAGELGIAVCNIPSAAVEETADSTICHVLNLYRRNTWLYQALREGTRVQSVEQIREVASGAARIRGETLGLIGFGRTGQAVAVRAKAFGFSVIFYDPYLQDGIERSLGVQRVYTLQDLLYQSDCVSLHCNLNEHNHHLINDFTIKQMRQGAFLVNAARGGLVDEKALAQALKEGRIRGAALDVQESEPFSFAQGPLKDAPNLICTPHTAWYSEQASLEMREAAATEIRRAITGRIPESLRNCVNKEFFVTTAPWSVIDQQGIHPELNGATYRYPPGIVGVAPGALPAAMEGILPGGIPVTHSLPTVAHPSQAPSPNQPTKHGDNREHPNEQ; encoded by the exons ATGCCGATCTCCAGCAGACACGCCAACATCGCTCGCTCGCAGAGTTGGGATGCCGCCGGCTGGTACGAGGACCCCTGGGAGGTGGCTGAGGGACCCCGGGCCCCGGGCCGGAGGGGATCGCTGACGGACGGAGACGGGCTGTGGGTGGAGCAGCCCTACCCGGGGCCGCACGGGCTGGCCATGCCCGGCGGCCCCCAGCCCTACCTGCCCCGGGAGGCCTTCTTCAGCCCGGCGGCCGGCAGGAAGAGCTCCACGCCCGACTCTGCCGCCTTCTACACCAGCCGACAGGCGGTGCTGGCCCCCGGGGCCCTGCTGCAGCGGGGAGACTACTACGGCGAGACCCCCAGAGATCCGAGACCACCCCGCGAGGCCGCAGGGGCCAGGCCCGGCCCCGGTGTCGGGGTGCTGGGCTGCAGGCTGACGTGGGAGCAGGCGCAGGGCCGCGGGGCCATGTACACGGACCCCGGCGGTAAGGCAATCCCCCCGGGCCCGCCGCGGACGCAGGGCAGGCCGCGCTATCCCGGGGGGCTGCCTGACAGCGGCTATGGGCCGGAGGGGCCCCCGTTCTACGCCCAAGCCGGAGAGAGGCCGGGGCTTCCTGGCAGGCAGGCTGCTCCCACTTGCCTGGTGGTGGACGCTGCCCCAGAGGGCAACCCGGGTTTGGGGGACGGCCGTGCCCCCGGCCCCTCCAAGCCCGTCTCCTACGAAGGCGCGCGGCCAGACTTCCTGGCGCTGCTGCGGGCCGGGGGGCTGGCCGAGGTCACCGTGCTGGCCCTCCTGCGGCAGGGCTTCGACTCGCCGGCGGTGCTGGCCACCTTGGAGGACTCGGACATCAAGTGCGTGGCCCCCAACCTGGGCCAGGCCCGCGTGCTGGCCCATCTGGCTGCCGCCTGCCGGACAGACATGCAGCTGCAGAGGCTGGGCCCCGGCCCCCCCGGTCCCCCGGGCCCTGCAGGCCCCCCAGGCCGCCCACGCTCCAGCAGCTTTGGCCACCAAGGCCCACTCCCGCCAGCCGAGCTGCCCTCGCTGGCCACTGGGGACACGGCCCAGCGGCCCTCCAGCGCCCCGTCCCAGCACCTCCTGGAGACCGCGGCCACGTACTCCAGCCCCAGAGCTGCGGTGCCCCACTTCCCTGCCAGCTCCGGGTACAGCTCGCCGGTGCCCTATGCCCTGACCGCCCGGCTGGATCCCCCACCCCAGCTAGGGGGCGCCTTGTCGAACCCGGGCCCCAGGACGGCCTACCCCACATCCTACACGGTGCCCATGGAACTGCTGAAGCGGGAGCGCGGGGCCACCGGCACGCCCCTGGCCAGCCCCCAACTTCTGAGGAAGCCAGGGGCCCCCCCGGAGCCGGCCTCCCTGCCCCCGGCCGGCCAGAGCTTGCGCACGCCGCACTCGCCCTACCAGAAGGTGGCCCGGCGCACGGGGGCTCCCATCATTGTGTCCACCTTGCTGGCTTCAGAAGCAA GTATCCGCCCTCAGATCATGAACGGCCCCTTGCACCCCCGGCCCCTGGTGGCCCTGCTGGACGGGCGCGACTGCACCGTGGAGATGCCCATCCTCAAGGACCTGGCCACCGTGGCCTTCTGTGACGCGCAGTCCACGCAGGAGATCCACGAGAAG GTGCTGAACGAGGCAGTGGGCGCCATGATGTACCACACCATCACGCTGACCCGCGAGGACCTGGAGAAGTTCAAGGCCCTGCGCGTCATCGTGCGCATCGGCAGCGGCTACGACAACGTGGACATCAAGGCCGCCGGCGAGCTGG gcatcGCCGTGTGCAACATCCCGTCGGCGGCCGTGGAGGAGACGGCCGACTCCACCATCTGCCACGTGCTCAACCTGTACCGGCGCAACACGTGGCTGTACCAGGCGCTGCGGGAGGGCACGCGGGTGCAGAGCGTGGAGCAGATCCGCGAGGTGGCCTCGGGCGCCGCACGCATCCGCGGGGAGACGCTGGGCCTCATCGGCTTCG gTCGCACGGGGCAGGCGGTCGCTGTTCGAGCCAAGGCCTTTGGATTCAGCGTCATCTTTTATGACCCCTACTTGCAGGACGGGATCGAGCGGTCCCTGGGCGTGCAGCGCGTGTACACCCTGCAGGACCTGCTGTACCAGAGCGACTGCGTGTCCCTGCACTGCAACCTTAACGAGCATAACCACCACCTCATCAACGACTTCACCATCAAGCAG ATGAGACAAGGGGCTTTTCTCGTGAACGCTGCCCGCGGTGGACTGGTGGACGAGAAAGCCTTGGCCCAGGCCCTCAAGGAGGGCAGGATACGGGGGGCCGCCCTGGACGTTCAGGAGTCGGagcctttcag CTTTGCCCAGGGTCCCTTGAAAGATGCCCCGAACCTCATCTGCACACCCCACACGGCCTGGTACAGCGAACAGGCCTCCCTGGAGATGAGGGAGGCGGCGGCCACCGAGATCCGCCGGGCTATCACAG GTCGCATCCCAGAGAGCTTACGGAACTGTGTCAACAAGGAATTCTTCGTCACCACGGCTCCCTGGTCAGTAATAGACCAGCAGGGGATTCACCCGGAGCTCAACGGTGCCACGTACAG ATACCCGCCAGGCATCGTGGGCGTGGCCCCGGGGGCGCTCCCTGCTGCCATGGAGGGCATCCTCCCCGGCGGCATCCCCGTCACGCACAGCCTGCCCACCGTGGCGCACCCGTCGCAAGCCCCCTCGCCCAACCAGCCCACGAAGCACGGGGACAATCGAGAACACCCCAACGAGCAGTAG